The DNA segment GATTTCCCTCAGCAGCCGCCCGCCATGCTTCCGCACCAGACGGGACGCCGCCCGCCGTGACAGCAGATATTCCATCAACGCGGCGGCGGGGTTCAACCGGTCCTCCTCCATCTCCGCGATCAGCTCCCGCGCGTTCAGCGCCATCAGAGCATGCATCTCATCACGCTCGATTTCGCCGCGCTCATACTGGGCGAATATTTCGCTCGGGGTTGGGATCATCCGGGCCGCAGCTTCGGCCATTTCTCCGGCTTCCACAACCTGTCTCTTCGACCTTTGCGGGGGAAATCACCGGCATCCCACCATGAGAATATCCGCATATCCTGAAAAATGACTCCGCATGATTCAAACACCTGAGGAGGCCTGGCCTAACAGCAATCCAGTCCCGATGGGACCTGCGGGGTATCTTATCAATCTAACTGAAACATCAGGGTTGGTTTAAGATTGCGCATAATCACGAATTTCCGCTTGCAAGGATCACCTCCATCCCATAAAACACCAATGCTTTCACCCCCCATCCCCCCATGGAACCTACCCCGCTTCACCGCGTGGTGGCACTGCTGTTAGTCGGATCGATAGTACCATTGTCGGCCCAAAATTTCAGCGAAGCCTCACGACCAACTGATGTCCACCCGCTTGGCGTCTCCGACCTGGAAGGCCGGGACGCACAGCGCTTCAACGGAGTCTCCCTGCCAGGTACCTATGAAGTTCCTGCGACAAAGGCCGCCGCCCACCTGAAGGACGCCGGAGAAGTCTTCATGACCCAGGACGCCGCCACGCTGGCCTCCAACCATTCCGGCGGCAGCAACGTCGCGGAGGTGGTGGATCTCTCCACCCTCCGTGAAGCCTCCCCGTTCCGCAAAGTCGCGATGGCTGCGGGCACCTCCTCCAGCGAGGCCGCCGCGAAAAGCCTCCCGATGGGACTCGCCCTCCTCTCCGCCACCTACCGCGAGCCCGGCCAGAAGTCCGAGCAGGACTGCCCCGGTCTGGGCCTTTCCATCCAGCAGCGCGTGAAGCTGGAACCTGCGAGGATCCTCGAGATCGTCGAAGGCGAACTGGCGGTGAACCCTGCCTGCGCCTGTGAGGTGGTGAAAGCCGCACTGACCGCCGCTGGTGCGGACGCGGAAATGACCGCCCAGGTGGTGGAAGCCGCCGCGACCGTGACGCCGGAGTCCCTCCGCCTCATTTCCCAGTGCGCCATCGCCGCCGTTCCAGATTCGCTGGCCGCCGTTCAGGCCGTGCTCGCCCGCCTGGATCCAGGCAGCGGTGAAAGCGGTTACTCCTCCAAGAGTTCGAAGAGCGCCAAAAGCGCGAAGAGCGGCAAGGAGATCATCCCTCCTCCGCCACCCCGCGTGATCGGCGACCCGCTTGATCGCCCGCGCTATTTCATCCCTCCCCCCCCGTTCAATCCTCCGCCCGTCACCGATGTGGACTGCCGCTTCCGGTGAAGCCAGCGGAGTTTGAACACCCCCCGCCCCTGAGGCAACCTAGCCGATAGGGCGGTTCCCCCCGACATCCATGAAAGCCCTGCCAGTCCCCCCGCTGGCAGGGTTTCCATGTTTCAGGGGGTAGGGCCCGGCACACGTACGGTGGTTTCCCTAGGCGCGACCGTGGTGGATCCCACCTTCTTCACTTCAACGTTCGATGTTGGGCGTTCGATGTTCCCCACCAAAGCGGCGGAAGGCCGCCGCACTCCATGACGCTGGCGCGTCCATCGCTTTTCCCCCGTGTGCGGGGCAGCGTGCGTCTCACCTCTTCGCCCGCAGGAGATCCCTGCTGCTCCAGACGTAGTTCCACCCGGAGATGAGGGTGAGCGCGGTGGCGATCCACAGGGACAGCGGCATCACCCATCCGCCCTGCGCCCATGGCTTGGTGAGCCAGTGGAAGAACGCAAGGAACGGATTCAGGTCATCCATATGGTCCAGCGTCAGCCAGACCAGACCGGTGATGCAGAACGTGAGCTGGAACCCGGTCTTCCATTTCCCGAGGTTGTCCGCGGCGATGACCTGTCCGGCCTCCACCGCGATCTGGCGCAGGCCGGTGACCAGGAACTCCCGGCCGATGATGAGGGCGGTGACCCACACCGGGCAGAGCTTGTGTTCCGTCAGGAAAACGAAAGCGGCGCTCACCAGGATCTTGTCCGCCAGCGGGTCCATCAGCTTGCCCAAGGGGGTGACGAGACCCATTTTCCGTGCCAGCCAGCCGTCGATGAAATCACTGATCGCGGCGATGACGAACAGCACCAGGCCGATCCCGTAACCCTCCGCGTTTCGGAAAGACACCGCTGCCACGAAGGCTGCGGTCATCACCAGGCGGGAGAAAGTGATGGTGTTGGGAAGATTCACGGACTCAGTGTGGGCGAGGAGCAACCCGGTTGGCAACAAAGGGCTTCAACAGGATTTCGCGGTTCCAAGCATGGGATTCATGCCGGGAATGTATGAAATGAACGATCTGCCGCCAACAAGAGGTTGCACGCAACGGATTCGTTCCCTAAACCGTCCCCCGCCACCGCAATCTGGTACATTATATGAGCAACAGCGACTTCGGACTCATTGGTCTGGCCGTCATGGGTCAGAATCTCGTTCTCAACGTGGAATCCCGCGGATTCCAGGTTTCTGTCTATAACAGGACCACCTCCGTCACCGACGAATTCGTCAACAAACATCCCGACAAGAAACTCGTCGGCGAGCACACGCTGGAAGGCTTCGTCAACTCCCTGGCCTCCCCGCGCAAGATCATGATCATGGTCAAGGCCGGTGGCCCGGTCGATGCCGTCATCGAATCCCTCATCCCTCTCCTCGACCAAGGTGACATCGTCATCGACGGTGGCAACTCCCTCTACACCGACACCGAGCGCCGCGACAAGTGGCTGGGTGATCTCGGCTTCCGCTTCATCGGCGCCGGCGTTTCCGGTGGTGAGGAAGGCGCCCGCAAAGGCCCGTCCATCATGCCGGGCGGCCCGCTTTCCACCTGGGAAGTGATGAAGCCGATCTTCGAATCCATCGCCGCTGTCGCCGAAGGCGAGCCATGCGTCACCCACATCGGCCCGGGCGGTGCCGGTCACTATGTGAAGATGATCCACAACGGCATCGAGTACGGTGACATGCAGCTCATCTGCGAAGCCTACAACATCTTCAAGGCCGCCGGCTTCACCTCCGAGGAACTGGAGCAGGTCTTCACCGACTGGAACGCGGGCGACCTGGAGTCCTACCTGATCCAGATCACCTCGAAGATCTTCGGCCAGAAGGACCCGGAAACCGGCAAGCCGCTCGTCGAGCTGATCCTGGACACGGCCGGCCAGAAGGGCACCGGCAAGTGGACCATCATGAACGCGGTGGAAAACGCCATCGTCATCTCCACCATCAACGCCGCCGTGGAAGCACGGATCCTCTCCTCCATGAAGGACGCCCGCGTTTCCGCCAGCGCCGTCCTCGAAGGACCGAAGGCCGAAATCTCCGCCGAGAAGGCCGCGCTGGTGAAGAAGGTGCATGACGCGCTGTTCGCCTCCAAGATCATCTCCTACGCACAGGGCCTCGACCTCATCGCCGCCATGGGCAAGGAAAAGGGCTGGAACCTTGACCTCGGCAAGATCGCCGCCATCTGGCGCGGTGGCTGCATCATCCGCGCCCGCTTCCTCAACGACATCACGGACGCCTACCGCTCCAACCCGGACCTGAGCAACCTGATGCTCGCTCCGTTCTTCACGAAGCTGCTCAATGAATTCCAGCAGAACTGGCGCGAAGTCATCGCCCAGGCCACACTGGCCGGCATTCCGGTCCCAGCGTTCAGCGCGTCCCTCGGCTACTACGACAGCTACCGCAGCGCGGTCCTGCCAGCGAACCTGCTGCAGGCCCAGCGCGACTTCTTCGGCGCACACACCTATGAGCGCACGGACAAGCCACGCGGTGAGTTCTTCCACACCGAGTGGCCGGAAGTCATCGGCTGATGCCCGCCGGGAGCGCCGGTCTCCGGACCGGCATCTTCCCCGCTGGGAGCGCTGGTCTCCAGACCGGCATCTTACTCCTTCAAAAGACGGTCGCCTCCCACGGAGGCGGCCGTTTTTTGTCACTCCATCTCCAGCCGGTAGCGTTGCACGGAGGCATCCACCTCCCTGCTCCAGGCGTCGATGCCGCCCTGCAGGCCGTAGGTTTCCTTCATGGCGTGGCCGCGGAACCACGCCACCTGATCCAGCACGCTCCGGCCGAGGTGGTCATAGATGACGATGACCGTATCCGGTGGCAGGGAGAAAAACTGCTGCTGGCTTTCCTGGGTGAAGAACGCGGACCCGGCGATGGCCACGGCCTCATGCTCCTCCCGCGTACGGACGTCCACCAGGACGATCTTTTCCCCGGCATCCAGACGGGCTTTCAGGTCCGGAGGGGAAATGAGCATGGCCGCATCATGCTCATGGCTGGAAAGCAGGTGGGCCAGCACCTCGTCCGGGTCGATCTCCGAGCGGGCGGCCAGTTCCGCCAGCGTCTCCGTGTCTGAAAACGCGCAGCTCGAGCAACCGCCGAGGTGGTAGCGGGCGAACAGCGCCCGCCGGGCACCCGGCAGCGCTTCCATGATTTCGCCCATTTTCGTCCCAGGAGACAGCTCCGCCACGCTCATGCGCTGAAGCTAGAACATCGAACATCGAACGTCCAACATCGAACATTGAGATCAAGATGCATGGGGAAGTGACGGCGGATGCACGGCTTTTCGGGTGCCGTGATCCGGACGAACCTTCCAAAACCTGAAATTCTCTCCGCATTCATCTTTCCTTCGGCGTTCGATGTTGGACGTTCGATGTTCGATGTTCTAACGTCCCTTCATGCCGAAGTACCGGGACCCGGACGAACCGAAGATCTATTTCCTGCCCAACCTGATGACGGCGGGCAATCTGGCGTGCGGGTTTTTCGCCGTGCTGATGATCTTTTTCGGGATGATCGAGGTGAACCGCGTGGTGGAAATCAAGAAAGCCGCCGGGGATCTGAAGGACTACTACATGCCGGGGTCCGAGTACTTCCAGATCTCCAAGAAATACTACGAGTACGCCATCCTGCTCATTTTCGGCTCCTGCCTTTTTGACCTGCTGGACGGCCGCCTCGCCCGTCTGGGTGGACAAGATTCCCCGTTCGGCCGGGAGTTCGACTCGCTGGCGGACATCGTTTCCTTCGGCATGGCCCCGGCCATGCTGGTGAGCAAGGCGGTGCTGTTCGCCCTACCGTCGAACATCGGCTGGATCCTCGCCTTCGTCTATCTGCTGTGCGGGGCCATGCGGCTGGCGCGCTTCAACTGCCTGGCGGCGATGCCGAAGAAACCGAACGCCTCCACCGACTTCCGCGGCATCCCCATCCCGATGGCCGCCGGCTTCATCGCCTCCCTCACCTTCCTCATCATCGACATCTACCGGACGGACCGCGACCTGGGCTTCTGGAAGTACGCGCTGGCCGCCGCCATGCTGGGCCTGTCCGCCCTGATGATCAGCGATGTGCGCTACCCCAGCTTCAAGAAGGTGGACCTCCGCACCCGCAGCACCCTGTGGGCCATCGTCATCGCGGCTGTGGTGGTGGTGATCACGGTGAAGTTCCGCTACGTCATGCCGGTGGTGCTGTTCAGCGTCTATCTGCTCTACGGACTGGTGCGCCCGCTCATCTCCCCGCGTCTGCGGACGGAGATCGAAGTGGAGGTGGAGCCTGAAACGGAGAGCGATGAAACTCCGGCGACGGTCAACACCAGCGAAGCCATCCCTTCGGAAATCCCCGAAAAGACGCGATGACCGCCGAGAAGCCCCGCCGCCGCTGGACGCCGATCCTGCTGGTCGTCATCCCCGTGTGGCTGATCGTTTCCGCCTCCGTGGGACTCTGGCTGCTTTTCCGGCATGAGAAGAAGGAAGCGGAGAAAGAGCAGGCGCGTTTCGCCCAGTCCGTCTCCACCCCGCTGCTGGCGGATGATCTCAAGAAGATCGTGACCGCCATCGGTGAACGGAATCCGTCATCGGAAGCGGCGGCGGCCAACCTTTCGCGGATGGCCTCGATGGTCGAGGGCCTGCTGGGGCCGTCGAACACCGGCTTCGCCGTCAAAAGGCACCGCGGCCCGGCGGCATGGCCCGTCCTGCAGGTGACCATCCGTGGAAAGTCGGAAGAAGGCCCGGTATGGGTGGTCACCTCCTACGACAGCCGTCCCGGCAGCCGGGGCGCGGAGGCGAATGCAACCGGCCTGGCCGCCACCTTCGCCGCCGCCCAGGCCATGGCATCGGACAAGCCCGCGCGTTCCATCCATTTCGCCTTCGTACCGCACCTGAATGACCCGGAGTCCCCGGTGCTGGAAAGCACCACCGTCCTGCGGGACCTGATGTGGGAGCATGCTCCCTCGGCGGTTCTGGCCGTCGAGGCCATGGGGGACGCCGAATCCCTCTGGCTGACCTCGCGGGACGTGGACGCCCTCCCTCTTTCCAAGGTGGAAGGTCTCGGCAAGATCGTCGGCGCGGAAGTCGCCTGCCTCGGCGGGGACAGTGACCTGGCGAGCATCCTCTTCGAGATGGACGTGCCCGCGGTCCGCGTGGCCACCCGCGCGATCCTCACTCCGGATGAGCCGGATGACCGCGAGCCGTTCGCCCCGACCGTCTCCGGCTCCACCGGGAGGCTGGTGGAACTGATCCGGCGCTGTGCCGGGGTGACAAGCCACTGATCGCGCCCCGAAATGGTTCCGGACCCCACCTTGATTGGAAAACTCGATGAAGCGGACAAGTCCGGCCATCTGGCTCTGGTGCGGTATCTTTGCGAACAGATCCTCGCCAATAACCCTGAGCACTCCCCAACACTGCTGACCTATGCCCGCTGTCTGGTCGATCTCTCCCTGTATGACCGATGCAGCATGGTACTAACCAAACTGGAGAAGGTGATTCCTGAAAAGGTACGCCACCTCGTCCATGCCGAACGAGGCCATCTGCTGCGAAAAATCGGCGATAACGAAGGCGCGGAGGAAAAGTACCTGGAGGCCCACACCCTGGATCCCGATGATGCCAGCTATCTCATCTATGCGGGTGCCGCGGCGATGAGACGCGGGGATTTTCCGCGTGCCGAGGCTTTTCTGAAACAGGCGATCGGGTGCTCAGAGGGCTGCATTGATGAAGCCTACTTCAATCTCGGCGGATGCCATCTGGCGCAGCGCCGTATCCATGAGGCCAGGGGATGCTACCTGAAAGCTCTGGAAATAGACCCCGCTTATAAGGTAGCGCGGGAGCGTCTGGAGGATCTGGATCTCCTCATCGCGTTGCAACAGGAATCCAGCGCTTGAACCACGAATCATCCCCCGCAGGCTGGCTGCCGAAAAAAAGTGAAGCATCCGCACGGGGTTGTTATAAAATGACCCGTGCCGGCTCCGAAAAAGCCCGTTGCTTTATTTCGATCATCATCGAACATTAGCCAATCCCGCAGCAATCCATGATGCGACCCACCGACTTTGATCCCGCCTTCATCTCCCACGCGCCCGGCTACTGGACCGGTGAGGACACGGAAAAATGGGACGACTACAAGTGGCAGCTCCGCAACCGGATCAACACCCTGTCCGACCTGGAGTCCCGCATCAACCTGACCGACATCGAGCGGGCGGGCGTGCTGCTGGCCGGGAACAAGCTGGCGATGTCCATCACGCCGCACTTTTTCAACCTGATCGACAAGGACGATCCGGACTGCCCCATCCGCAGGCAGATCATCCCGCGCATCGAGGAAGGCTGGACCGCACCGGAGGAGCTGTCCGACCCGTGCGGTGAGGACTCCCACATGCCGGTGCCCGGGCTGGTCCACCGCTACCCGGACCGCGTGCTGTTCCTGGTGACGGACCGCTGCGCGTCCTACTGCCGCTACTGCACCCGCTCCCGCGTGGTGTCCGGCGTGGGCGAGCAGCATCTGGAGATGAACTGGGAGGCCGCTTTCAAGTATCTGGAGGCCCACACGGAGGTGCGCGACGTGCTTCTTTCCGGCGGG comes from the Luteolibacter sp. SL250 genome and includes:
- a CDS encoding rhodanese-like domain-containing protein codes for the protein MSVAELSPGTKMGEIMEALPGARRALFARYHLGGCSSCAFSDTETLAELAARSEIDPDEVLAHLLSSHEHDAAMLISPPDLKARLDAGEKIVLVDVRTREEHEAVAIAGSAFFTQESQQQFFSLPPDTVIVIYDHLGRSVLDQVAWFRGHAMKETYGLQGGIDAWSREVDASVQRYRLEME
- the gnd gene encoding decarboxylating NADP(+)-dependent phosphogluconate dehydrogenase, giving the protein MSNSDFGLIGLAVMGQNLVLNVESRGFQVSVYNRTTSVTDEFVNKHPDKKLVGEHTLEGFVNSLASPRKIMIMVKAGGPVDAVIESLIPLLDQGDIVIDGGNSLYTDTERRDKWLGDLGFRFIGAGVSGGEEGARKGPSIMPGGPLSTWEVMKPIFESIAAVAEGEPCVTHIGPGGAGHYVKMIHNGIEYGDMQLICEAYNIFKAAGFTSEELEQVFTDWNAGDLESYLIQITSKIFGQKDPETGKPLVELILDTAGQKGTGKWTIMNAVENAIVISTINAAVEARILSSMKDARVSASAVLEGPKAEISAEKAALVKKVHDALFASKIISYAQGLDLIAAMGKEKGWNLDLGKIAAIWRGGCIIRARFLNDITDAYRSNPDLSNLMLAPFFTKLLNEFQQNWREVIAQATLAGIPVPAFSASLGYYDSYRSAVLPANLLQAQRDFFGAHTYERTDKPRGEFFHTEWPEVIG
- the pssA gene encoding CDP-diacylglycerol--serine O-phosphatidyltransferase — protein: MPKYRDPDEPKIYFLPNLMTAGNLACGFFAVLMIFFGMIEVNRVVEIKKAAGDLKDYYMPGSEYFQISKKYYEYAILLIFGSCLFDLLDGRLARLGGQDSPFGREFDSLADIVSFGMAPAMLVSKAVLFALPSNIGWILAFVYLLCGAMRLARFNCLAAMPKKPNASTDFRGIPIPMAAGFIASLTFLIIDIYRTDRDLGFWKYALAAAMLGLSALMISDVRYPSFKKVDLRTRSTLWAIVIAAVVVVITVKFRYVMPVVLFSVYLLYGLVRPLISPRLRTEIEVEVEPETESDETPATVNTSEAIPSEIPEKTR
- a CDS encoding M28 family peptidase; translated protein: MTAEKPRRRWTPILLVVIPVWLIVSASVGLWLLFRHEKKEAEKEQARFAQSVSTPLLADDLKKIVTAIGERNPSSEAAAANLSRMASMVEGLLGPSNTGFAVKRHRGPAAWPVLQVTIRGKSEEGPVWVVTSYDSRPGSRGAEANATGLAATFAAAQAMASDKPARSIHFAFVPHLNDPESPVLESTTVLRDLMWEHAPSAVLAVEAMGDAESLWLTSRDVDALPLSKVEGLGKIVGAEVACLGGDSDLASILFEMDVPAVRVATRAILTPDEPDDREPFAPTVSGSTGRLVELIRRCAGVTSH
- the pgsA gene encoding CDP-diacylglycerol--glycerol-3-phosphate 3-phosphatidyltransferase, whose protein sequence is MNLPNTITFSRLVMTAAFVAAVSFRNAEGYGIGLVLFVIAAISDFIDGWLARKMGLVTPLGKLMDPLADKILVSAAFVFLTEHKLCPVWVTALIIGREFLVTGLRQIAVEAGQVIAADNLGKWKTGFQLTFCITGLVWLTLDHMDDLNPFLAFFHWLTKPWAQGGWVMPLSLWIATALTLISGWNYVWSSRDLLRAKR
- a CDS encoding tetratricopeptide repeat protein, producing MVPDPTLIGKLDEADKSGHLALVRYLCEQILANNPEHSPTLLTYARCLVDLSLYDRCSMVLTKLEKVIPEKVRHLVHAERGHLLRKIGDNEGAEEKYLEAHTLDPDDASYLIYAGAAAMRRGDFPRAEAFLKQAIGCSEGCIDEAYFNLGGCHLAQRRIHEARGCYLKALEIDPAYKVARERLEDLDLLIALQQESSA